The segment GTGTGAGTATCTAGCGGTATGAGTAGTTTGGACGAACTTATGCGCGAAAACAGCCCTAAATCTATATCGCTTTTGCGCACCATCCAGCGCAAAAACAGATTGTAGCGTTTGTATGGCGAGGTAGGTTTAGTGGTGAAATTTTTGCCGAAGAAAAACTCATATCCAGCCGAGCGATACTCTGAAAGCTCGTAAATTTGGGCTATGAGCGCATTTATGCCGTTTATGATTTCGCCATTTTTCATACCATTTAAAATGATTTTTTCTATATCGCACTCGCAAAGCCTGCGAAGCGCGAGAAAAATCTCCGCCACATCGCGCTCGCTTTGAAAGCGGTATTTTTTGCCTTGTAAAGCTGATTTTATCGTCTTTTCATCGCTTTCAAGCAAATCAAAATTTAGCGAATTTAAAAATTTGATTATCTGCCCTGCGTTTCCATAGGCAAAAAGTGCGCAAATTAGCGCGATTACGGGCGCGTGCGGGGTGTGGGCGAGAGGTTTTAGCACTTGCAAGGGATCTGGGGCACTAAAAAGATTTTCATCAGTATTACTACGCGCCGAATAATACTCCAAAAGTGCCTTCATTTCGGCACCGCTAAGGTTTTTTGAAATTTTATTTTGCATAGTAAGATAGCGTCGTGGCGCCAAATTTCTTGGATTTTAAAAGACTAAATTTGGCGATATTTGCCTCAAATTTCACCTCACTTGCGTGCTCAATTATCACAAATTTTACCCCTTCGCACTCGCAAATTTCGCAGATTAGGCCCACTACGCGCTCGTAAATTCCAGCAAAACCATCTCTGATATCAAATGGCGGATCAAGGTAGATGAAAATTTTTTCGTTGTCTAAATTCGCCAAAATTTGTGGCAAAAGCGCGAAACAATCGCCATTTAGGGCATTTTTTTCTACGCCAAAAAGGGCGAAGTTACGCCTTGTGATTTCGTAAGCTTTGCGGTCTTTTTCGATAGCAAAAACCTCTTTTGCGCCGTTGCTAAGGGCTTCGAGCGCCATGCCGCCGCTTCCGCCAAAGCCCTCGATGAAGCAACTGCCCTCTAATTCATACCTAAATGAGTCGAAAAACGAGCCTTTTACGATTGATTTCGTGCTACGCGTAGTGCCTATGCTTGGGAGTTCCAAGCTTTTTCCTTTGTAAATTCCGCTTGAAATTTTGCCTCTAAATTTCGCCACTTTGTTTCCTTAAAATTTCTAAAATTCGCGCCTTAAATTCATCAAATACTGCGCCGATTTGCGCTTCTAAATCCAAATTTTGTGAAAACTCAAATTTATTATAGCTAGCTTGCACGATCTCGCTTGCGCTAAAATTTTTAAGCGCCAAAACAAGCTGTTCTTTGCTAAACGGCAATTCTAAATCGCCGTTTTTGGCGATGATAAAGAGCGGTTTGGCACTTGCTCTGGCAGTGTCTGTCACGACAAAATCGGCCTCGCTTAAATTCTGCACGGCGAAATTTGCCAAAAACATTTCGAGGCTTTTTTGCATAATCTCGCATTCGCAATCGATAAAAACTCTCATTAAAATCCTTTTAAAAACTCGATAAATTTGAACTTTTCGCCAAATTCGTGGCGCAGGTGGTTAAACTGGGCTAGGGCGTTTTGATAGCCGTTTTGACCCAAATTTTGCGCAAATTGCTCCAAAATTTGTGTCGCGCCAAATTCAATCAAAGCCTTTTCAAAACTCATAAATCTGCCAATTTTCGCGCCAGTATTCTCAAAAGCTCGCGATAAAATTTCAAAATCTACATTGTAAGTAATGTCGCTTACCCCGTAAAATTCGGCTAAATTTTGAATTTCAAAAAAATTATAGACTTGGTGATTTTTGTAAATTCTAAGCGAAATTTCCCCGCTCGCACCCATTTTGCCATAATCAAATGCCAAAAAGGCGAATTTTTGCGCATTAATGCTACTAGCAAATTCCTCGTATCCAAGCGGAATTTCTGCGCCCCCAGCGCTAAATTTTAAAATTTCATTATCGCAAATTTCGCGCCAAATTTGTTTAAAATCCTCGATATAAAGCATTTTGCCATCTTGGACAACCTCGCATTTGAAGGTGTCAAAAAGCTCGTTTGCGATAAAAATCGCCTCGCTAAATTTCGCTTCTTTTAGCGAAGAGAGGTGTTTTAGCGTGATTTCATCGCCAAATTTTTTAGCGAAATTTTCGCTTTGGATTTGGCGCAGCCTCTGGTGTGGCTCGATGATGACAAACTCAAATTTCGCCAAAGAATTTGGGTCAAAAGTAAAAAGCGCTTGCGCTATATCAGCGAGCAAAAATCCCTCGTTTGCGCCGATTTCGACGAGTGAAATTTTGCCAGTAAAATTCGCACTAAGGCGCAAAATTTCGCGCCCCAAGCAAATCCCAAAAAAGCTTCCCACGCTAACAGCGGTGTAAAAATCGCCCTCTTTGCCGATTTTAACGCCATTTGCGTAGTAGCCTTCGTTTAGCCACGCCTCGAAAAAATCGCTAAATTTCAATCTTGAAGCTCTTCAAGAGTCTTGCGCAAAATTTCAAATCCTGCTTTTATCTCTTTTTTCTTTATGTTTAATGGCGGTAAAAATCTTAGCGTTTTACTACCTGATTTTAGCACCAAAAGTCCGTTTCTTAGGCACTCGGCAAAGAGTATGCTTAGATATGTGCTGTCCTTTAAAACCAAGCCTTGCATTAGTCCAAGCCCTGTGCGAGATTCGAAGAAATTTGGGAAATCTTTTAGAATTTTGTCTAAATTTTCTTCAAATTCAGCGATAGTTTTTTTAAGCTCGCCGCTTTCGTAGAGGTATTCTAGCTCGCGCAAAACGGCGTTTGCGGTCGATGTGGCTAGGTGATTGCCACCAAATGTGCTTCCATGCTCGCCAGGGGCAAAGATATTTTCCCTAGCCACGCACGCTCCGATTGGCACGCCACCTGCTAGCCCTTTGGCAAAGGTGATAATGTCAGGCTCGATACCATAAATCTTGCTTGCGACAAACTCGCCCGAGCGATAGACGCCACATTGGACCTCGTCGGTGATTAGAAGTAGGTTTTTTTCTTTTAAAATTTTGGCTAGTTTTTGGACTGATTTTTTATCCAGTGGGCAAATTCCGCCCTCGCCTTGGATTAGTTCTATCATCACAGCGACCGTTTTATCGCTGATATTTGCGATGATTTCATCGATTCCGTCGTAAAATTTAAATCCCTCAATGTATGGAGCGAAAATTTCAGGGTGAAATTTATCCTGTCCTGTGGCACTCAAAGTAGCCATAGTGCGTCCGTGGAAGGAATTTTTTAGAGTTAAAATTTCATATTTTTTGCTCTCAAATTTAGTCGTGCCGTATTTGCGTGCCATTTTTATGGCTGCTTCGTTCGCCTCTGCCCCAGAGTTGCAAAACACAGCGTATGTTTGATAGCCCAAAAGATTGCTGATTTTTTTGGCTAGCACCTCTTGTGGCAGGACTCTATAAATGTTCGAGCTATGGATTATCATCGCGCTTTGCGTGTTTATGGCCTCTATCACCACAGGGCTTGCATGCCCTAGGCTACACACCCCAATTCCAGCGGCGAAATCAATGTATTTCTCGCCGTTGCTATCCCATAGCTTCGCGCCTTTACCCCTCGTAAAAGCGACATCGACCCTAGAAAAATTACTCATTAAATACTTCATTTGTTATACTCCACCTTTGGCAAATGCCAACCCCTATAATACGCAAACATTCTAACTACAATCCCAGCGAAAAATAGTGCCAAAATCGTGTAGATATTCGCCAAGTCAAGCCAGTCTAAGATAAAATAAACCAGCCCGACACCCATACTTATCGTCCCATAAAGCCCCGTGCGCAAAAACCACGGCACCTCGTTTAATAGCACATCGCGCAAAATTCCGCCACCAACGCCATTAAAAAAGGCGATAAGTATCGCCCCAAAAACATTTAATCCATACTCGATCGAAACCATAGCTCCGACAATCGAGAAGCAAATCACATCGATTGCGTCGGAGAAAATAAATATAAATCTGCCTTGCAGTTTTTTGGTCTGGGCTGCGAAAATATGCGAGGCGATAAGCACCGCAATGACGATGATTACTGGCATATAGTGCGTGAAGGAATACAGCGGTCTGCCCACCGTGATATCGCGCACAATCCCGCCACCAAGGGCGGTCAAAAACGCAGCCAAAAAAATCCCCAGCCAGTCGCAATCCCTTTTAACCGCGAATAAAAATCCGCTCAAAGAAGCCGAGGCAATGCCGATGTATTCGATATATAAAATGATATTATGCTGTGTCATCGGCGTGGGTAAATTCTAAAATTTAGTGAAATTTGGGCTAAAATTTGCATTAAATTTCGCCCTTGTTTTGGAAAAACCACAAAAACGCCGCCACTAACCCAGAGGCTCGCACGATTTTTTCATCATACATAAATTTTTTAGCTTCATCTAACGGCAAAAAATACAGCTCGATATTCTCGCCATCGACCCCGCCACCTGCGCCTTTTTTCATACTCTCATCAATCTCGCCGTAAAATAAAATTTGGCGATTTGCGCCAAAACCAAGCGCGCTGTAAAAGCTCGTGATAAACTCTAAATTTTTAAGTTCATATCCGGTTTCTTCGTAAATTTCCTCGATTGCGGTTTGTTCCTCGCTAATGCCTTTGTCTAAAATCCCAGCGCACAGCTCGTAGGTAAAGCCCTTTTCATCGCAGTTTATTAAATTTTCGTCTTGGTAAAACCACACGCTTGGGCGAAACTGCTTAACGAGCAAAAACGCCTTTTTTTCGCTGTGATACAGCAGGATTGAGACGCTATCATGCACCTTGACGCAATCCCACGCGCGCGCCTCGCCGTTTAATTCAAAATTTAGCCTAAATGGCTTAATGAAATTCGAGTGTTCGAGTTTTGAAATTTTAAAATTTTTTATATCAATATCCATGTCGCAAGTCCTAAAAAGCTAAAAAATCCCACTATATCAGTAACCGTAGTCAGCAAAACCGAGCTTCCAACAGCTGGATCAATTCCAAAACGGCGCAAGGCAATCGGAATAATCGCGCCAAAAAATCCAGCCAAGGTCAAATTTATCACCATTGACATCGCAATCACGACGCCAAGAAGCTTCATGCCAAACCATACCCACGCCACAACTCCCATTGCCACGGCAAAAATCGAGCCATTTACCAGCGAAATGGTAACTTCGCGCGTGATTACCGAGCGGATATCGCGCGCCTCGATTTCGCCAAGGGCTAGGCGACGCACCGTAACGGTGAGAGCCTGTGTGCCTGTGTTGCCACCCATGGAGGCCACGATTGGCATAAGCACGGCAAGGGCGACGAGCTGCTCGATTGTAGCGTCAAAAAGTCCGATGATAATCGAGCTAATAATCGCCGTGCATAAATTCACGCCTAGCCACGATGCACGCGCCTTTCCAGTTGAAAATGCAGTATCTTCCTCCTCGGCCTCATCATCGACACCAGCAAGGTTGTAAATTTGCTCTGTGGCGCGCTCTTGAATCAAATCATGCACATCATCGGCTGTGATTCGTCCAATCAGCACGCCGTTTGCGTCCAAAACAGGGATTACATTTAGGTCAAATTCCTCGAAATCCTTGATGACATCTTCGATTTTATCGGTATCGGTGGCGAAATGCACCTTTGCGTCTGCGTTAAATTTTTGCGAAATTTCTTTTAGCGTGAGCGAAAAATCGTATAAAATCAAATCCGAGGTCGAAAACGCGCTTAGCATGTGGCCCTTATCATCTAAAACAAAGAGCTGAAAAACATTTTCGATATCGCCGTTTTGGCGCATTACCCTTAGCATATCGACAGCTTCGCCTAGGGTTTGGTTTTCGCGTGCGCTAAAAACCTCGGTTTGCATATACGCGCCAGCTTCGTCATCGTCGTATTTGTTAATCGTCAAAATATCGTGGCGATCGTCCTCATCAAGCCCGTAAAAAAGCTCCTTTGCCTTATCCTCGTCGATTTCTTCGATACTTTGGAGTAGTTCTGCTTGATCATCACTTTCTAGTTCCTCGATAGCTTCGACGATTTTTTCACTCGGAAGGGTTTCGATGATATCTTCGAGCATGTGATCTGGCATTTCAAGTGCAGCGTCAGCGAGGTCCTCGGGGTCGAGTTTTTCTAGGAATTCGACATATTTTTCCTCGTCGTGTTTTTTAAGCGCCTTTAAGTGATCTGCAAGGTCCGCTGGGCTTAGCTCTTCTTCTATCGTATCGCCGATATGCGCCTCTAAAAGAGCTTCGGCTTCTTCGTAATCTGTCAAAAATTCTTTATCTTTTGCTTCCATTTTTGCCTCTAATTTATGCTGACTAAATTTTCATAAGGTTCAAATTTCGCTGGGTTTTTCGAGCCGTCTTTAACCGCGTCAAATTTAGCGTTCATATCCTTTACCAACGCCTTAAATTTGCGCTCTTCTTCGCTTACGAAATTTGATTTTGTGATTTTTATGGTTTTTAGGGGATCGACTGGCTGGTTGTTGCGATACAGACCCAAATGCAAATGCGGCCCCGAGCTTAGCCCAGTAGATCCCACATAGGCGATTAATTGACCTTGTTTTACGCTCATGCCGACTTTTAACCCTTTGGCAAATCCGCTTAAATGCGCATACAGCGTAACCAAACCTCCGCCGTGGTTGATTTCGACGGTGTTTCCATAGCCGTTTTTGCGCCCTACGAAGGTTACTTTGCCATTGCCTGCGGCATTTACTTTTGTGCCTTTTGGCGCAGCATAATCCACGCCCAGGTGCGCGCGGTATCGTTTAAGCACCGGGTGGAAGCGTTTAGGCGTGAAACGAGATGAAATTCTAGTATAAACAAGTGGCGTGGTAAGCACGAAATGTTCGACCTTTTTGCCAGTTTCGTTATAGTATTTGTCATCGAAATAATAAAGCGATTTTGGCTTTTTGGCTTCCTCGATTGTGCCAGCTAGGATTTTAACCCCGCCAAACGGTCTGCCAAGCCTTGTTTTTTGCTCGTATAAAATCGTAAGGCGATCGCCTTTTTGTAGTTTTTTGAAATTTACCTCGTTTTTAAAAACGCTCGAAAATTCGTTTGCTAGCGCGATACTTCCAGTAGCCTTTAAGATATCGTTTGAGGGCGATGAAGTAATCTCAATACTTAAAGCGTAAGAGTGCTGTTCATAAACAATCGGCGTGTAGATAAATTTGTAAATTCCATTTTTGTCGCGGTAAATTTGGATTTGAAGTTCGTCGTTTATGGGGATTAGGACTTGGACGATTTTGCCAAGCGGGTCTTTTAGCATCATACACTCGACATCTGCGCGCACTTCGGCGGCTAATTCTTGATCCTCTTTGTCTAAATCATAATATGTCGAGAGCGGAATAGAGAAATTTTCCATAAATTGTAGTAAGCTCACGCCTGAGGGCCATTTAAATTTTTCCACACTCGAAGAACTGGCAAATGAAAGGCTAAAAAGTAAAAAAATCAGTGCAAAAATTCTCATCATAAACCGCTTTAAAATTGAAATTAAAACCTCAATTCTAGCCAAATTTGGTTTATATTTGGCAAATATCCCTTGCCGTTTGTTGTAAATTCTTATGTATAATTGGCGAAAATTTTATTTTAGGAGTTAAATTTGAAACGAATTTTACTTGCTTTGGGGCTATTTTTATCATCTGTTTTTGGGGCTGAGTTTTACATGCCACCTTATGAAACGCTGATTTTTGATGTGCAAAATGGCGAAGCCGTAATCGCTGATAATCCCGCTATCATGGTAGGAAGCGCTGGGATTGTAATGCATGATTTCGGCAACGGCGAAAACGCTATCATCGCGCGCGCAGTAGTCAGCGAAAAATCCGGCGCAAAGGCAAAAATCAGATTTGAAGTCTTTGGTATGTTGGAGCAAAAGGCTCTGCCGCTACCAAAAATTTTGCCAGCTAATGGCGATAAGGTGATTTTAAATTACCTTTATGACCGCGCCCTAATCGTGGCTCCAAATGCCGAAATTTACGCACAAATCGTGCAGGCTTTCCCAAATATCGAGTTTATTCACCCTGACCTTGGCGGAGCGTATTTGAGGCTAAATTCCAAACCAAACCCGAGCCGTGATGATTTCCGCAAAATTTGCGCGAAAAACAGCACTGGGCTAATTTTTATCGCAATGAACGAAAAGAGCGTATTCGCAGACTGCGGCAGCTTCAAACCACTTCGCACCTATGAAAGTGGCAAGGTCGCTTACTACACGCTTCCGTTTTATTCACGCGTAGGGGATATCAAAACCGTGTTTTGGGATTTCACAAATGGTCCGATTAGCGACTATGACAGACACTACTCATATCTTTTGGGCTTAGATGATGAATAATTCTGACATAGAATTTTTTACAAATTTACTAGGCGAGGAGAACGCCTATTTCGACGAAGCGCATAAAATCGCCTACTGCTACGACGCGACTAGAAGGCGTTTTAAGCCAGACGCTGTGCTTTTCCCACGAGATGAGAGCGATGTAAGCGAGATTTTAAAATACTGCAACGCTCACAATCTGCCAATTATCCCGCGCGGGGCTGGAAGTGGCTTTACGGGCGGTTCTTTGGCGCATGAGGGCGGGATAATTCTAGGCTTTGAAAAGCACATGAATAAAATTTTAGAGATTGATTTGCAAAATTTAGTCGCCGTCGTTCAGCCGGGCGTGATAAACAAAGATTTGCAAAACGCAGTCGCCAAAATGGGGCTGTTTTACCCGCCAGATCCTGCGAGTGAAGCATACAGCACGCTTGGTGGCAATGTTGCTGAAAACTCAGGCGGTATGAGAGCGGCGAAATACGGCATAACCAAAGACTATGTCATGGCTCTACGCGCTGTGCTTCCTAGTGGCGAAATCATACGCGCTGGCAAACGCACGATAAAAGATGTCGCTGGGTATAATATCGCTGGAATTTTAATCGCTAGTGAGGGTTCGCTTGCTGTGATTACCGAAATCACGCTAAAACTCATCGCAATGCCAAAATTTAAAAAGACCGCAATGGGAATTTTCCCAAGTGTCAAAAACGCAATGGACGCCGTGTATAAGACAATGGCGAGTGGCGTAACGCCCGTGGCAATGGAGTTTTTGGACAATCTGTGTATAAAGGCTGTCGAGCAGAAATTTCACAAAGGTCTGCCAACAAGCGCTGGTGCGATACTAATCTGCGATGTCGATGGCAATATCGAAGATAGCCTAGAAGCCGATTTGCGCGTGATCAAAGATAGCTTTATCGCAAATGGCGCTAGCGAATTTCGCGTAGCAAAGGACGAGCGCGAGAGTGCGGATATTTGGTTTGCGCGCAGAAACTGCTCGCAATCTATCACCTGCTACGGCTCTTTGAAGCTAAACGAAGATATCACCGTGCCACGCTCGAATTTACCTGCGCTTTTGGATAAAATCGCTGAAATTTCGGCTAAATATGGGCTTGTTACACCGTGTTTTGGGCACACTGGCGATGGCAATGTCCATACAAATGTCATGGCTGATAAAAGCAATGTCGAAGAGGTCAAAAAGGCTCACCTAGCTATCGAGGAGATTTTCGCAGCGACCGTGGAGCTTGGTGGCACGCTAAGTGGGGAGCATGGGATTGGTATTTCGAAGGCTCCGTATATGAAAATGGCATTTAACGAGGCTGAAATGGAGCTTTTCCGCGCGATTAAAAAGGCCTTTGATCCAAACAATATCCTAAATCCAAACAAAATGGGGCTGTAAAATTCGGCTCATTTGCGGTGGGCAAGTATGCCCACCCTATGATACTTTCTTATTTTCTATTAAAAAATATCCTATCATGCTAGAAAATTTACTCGTTTCGCAAAAAACTTCTGTTTTAAACTTTTCAATCAAATAATCGTTAAATTTCATACTTATAAAAATCCCTTCATAGAAAAAAACCAAATATTTTTCCCGTCTAACTCCATTTAAAACCCAAAAAATAATTTTTTTTACCAAGTTTGCAACAAAAATTACCGGTTTAAGAAAAACATCTAAAAAACTATTGTCCTCGACTTTAAAATTGCCAAATATTGGCACATAAGAATAGCTAATTTTTGCGTTTTCTAATGGCATAGTATGTGTGTATTTATTGCCATCAAATTTCAAATACTCGTATTCAATTCTATCTACATAAATTTTGGAAAATAAGGCAGTATTTTTCATCGCCCAAAAATATTTTAAATTGTTAAAAATCGCGTAAAAAATGCCACCTATACAAATTGCAATTCCTATTTTTCTTTTTGTTTCTCGCAATACATCCTCATTTGTTACACACAGCAAGAAGCACAACATAAGCGCGAATATTGATATTAAAAAAACCCTATTGGCTATTTCTGCTTTAAAAAACCAATCATTTTTTATGATTATAGGTTCTTTCGATATGTTGTTTTTTTCTTTATTTTTCAAACCTTTTCCTTTATTTTTGAAATTCTAGCACCGTAGGGTGGGTATCCTTGCCCACCAAATTTTATATTTTTATCAAATTTTATCATTTCTGTCTTCTATCTAAAATTCTTAATTTAAAAAATATTGTAAGTAATGCCAAAATAATACCAAATCCAAAAACAAACCAGTTGCACTGCATTATCATATGCAAACTTTCGATTTTTAAATTCATATTGCACAATATCGTTGTCATCGTCGCATATAAAATAAAAAATGCAAATAATAGTAAGAAAGAATTAATTTTTATATCCTTATAAATTTGGTAGCTTCCAATAACCAACAAAAATATTGCAAAAACAAGACCATATCCAAATAAAATCATTAATTCAACATAAATGTGAAAATCTGGAAATAATTCATCAGATAAATTTGGATTATTAGATACTTTATCAGCCATAAAAAATTTATACAATATCGCAAATCCAAATGGTTGAAATACTGATAAAATAAACAAAAAAATTATTTTTATAAATTTACTCAAATCAATTCCTCTTAAAAATATTCAATAATCTTATCACCGGATAAGCAAGTAAAAAGCACCGTATGGTGGTATCCTTGCCTACTAAATTTTATATTTTTATCAAATTTTATCAGTTTTCATCCTTTAAAATTAATTTTTCTATTAATATTTTTGTAACTACATATAATAAAATTGCTATCGTTATATCAATAATTTCTGCTATACCCAAATCTTCTGGTATATTGAAATAATCAATTATTTTGTTTTTCGTTATTTTCATCGTAAAAAATATAAATATAGGGACAATAAGCATAAACACATAAATACTTTTTTTATGTGAAAACAAGAAATAAACATAAGAACACACAAAAAAACTTATAATGGGTCCGAAGAATATTGCAAAAAAACCAAAAATCTTTTGCTTTATTTCTCCATAATAAATAATATTATCAACCAACCAAAACACAAAAACCATACTTACAGAATGTATGATAAATAACATAATGCAAATAAATAATCCTATAAATCCTCTAATAATGGTATTTGTATTCACTAAGCACCATCCTTGCCCACCAAATTTTATATTTTTATCAAATTTCTCATTATTTCAAATTCGGTGCAGTATTTTTAGCTTGCGAAGCGAAATTTGGCTAAATTTCAAATTTTACTCTTCGTTAGGGGCGAAATTTTCGAAAATTTCTCTATGCAAAATTTCCTCCAAAATCACCGTTGCATACGAGCCTTTTGGCAGATAAAAGCTAAATCCAAACTGCGCCTTTTCCTCGTCGTAGCTGTGCGAGATATCCTCTATATAGCTCCACGCATAGCGATACGAGCCGTTTGTTTGCGCCAAATGCCCCTCAGCCTCGGCGAAAATCTCGCTCTCAAATCTATTCGCCACGCCACTTGCGCGCAGTTTTTGCGCCCCAGCGATGAGCCCAGCGCTCGTGATATCGCGGCGCACAAATCGCTCTACCTCTGCGCCTAAATCCTCGCAGGTAAAAAACGCTCCGTGCGGGAAATGCCCCAAAATCTCGCCCGGAAGTAGCTTGTAAAATTGCGCCTGAGTGGCGATAGATTTGGCAAGGTCTTTGTCAAATCCGTAAATTTTGGCAAACTCGCTCACACTAAATTCGCTAGCAAATTTTGAAATTTCAACCCTTTTGGCTAGCCAAGTGTTAAATAGCTCGCTTTGATACGCGCTGATTAAGAAATCGCGCATTTTAGGGTTTTTAATGCGCTTTTCGCCACGCAGTATCGCTAGACCTGCCTCGGCATTGTCGCCAAATTTGCCAAAGCGTTGAAAGCCAAAATAGTTCGCAAACCCCTGTGCGCTGAGTGTTTCAAGAGCTTCGCGCAGTTTTAAAGCGTCAGTTGGCAAGACCTTTTTTAGGCGGATAAAAAAATTATTTCCCTTTAAATGTCCGATTTTTAGCTTGTTTTTGTGGCGATTAAGGCTTAAAATTTTGATTTTTTCGTGCGAAAAACTCTCTAAATTTGGCGCGAATTTGAAAGGAAATGTAACAAACTGGCTAGTTAAGCCCTCTTTGTCTTTAAGCCCTGCATAGCCGAAATCGCGCATCTTAACGCCTAAATGTTCGCTTAAAATCTGCAAGGCTTCCCAGGTGGTTAGGTCCTTTTTTTGCAGATGTATCATCGCATGCTCGCCATCGCCGCTAGGCTCATACAATGGGACTTCGCGCACGACGAAATCGGCAGAGTTTT is part of the Campylobacter sp. VBCF_01 NA2 genome and harbors:
- a CDS encoding FAD-linked oxidase C-terminal domain-containing protein, producing the protein MNNSDIEFFTNLLGEENAYFDEAHKIAYCYDATRRRFKPDAVLFPRDESDVSEILKYCNAHNLPIIPRGAGSGFTGGSLAHEGGIILGFEKHMNKILEIDLQNLVAVVQPGVINKDLQNAVAKMGLFYPPDPASEAYSTLGGNVAENSGGMRAAKYGITKDYVMALRAVLPSGEIIRAGKRTIKDVAGYNIAGILIASEGSLAVITEITLKLIAMPKFKKTAMGIFPSVKNAMDAVYKTMASGVTPVAMEFLDNLCIKAVEQKFHKGLPTSAGAILICDVDGNIEDSLEADLRVIKDSFIANGASEFRVAKDERESADIWFARRNCSQSITCYGSLKLNEDITVPRSNLPALLDKIAEISAKYGLVTPCFGHTGDGNVHTNVMADKSNVEEVKKAHLAIEEIFAATVELGGTLSGEHGIGISKAPYMKMAFNEAEMELFRAIKKAFDPNNILNPNKMGL
- the truD gene encoding tRNA pseudouridine(13) synthase TruD, translating into MKFLYTLNHAPINAHFSKNSADFVVREVPLYEPSGDGEHAMIHLQKKDLTTWEALQILSEHLGVKMRDFGYAGLKDKEGLTSQFVTFPFKFAPNLESFSHEKIKILSLNRHKNKLKIGHLKGNNFFIRLKKVLPTDALKLREALETLSAQGFANYFGFQRFGKFGDNAEAGLAILRGEKRIKNPKMRDFLISAYQSELFNTWLAKRVEISKFASEFSVSEFAKIYGFDKDLAKSIATQAQFYKLLPGEILGHFPHGAFFTCEDLGAEVERFVRRDITSAGLIAGAQKLRASGVANRFESEIFAEAEGHLAQTNGSYRYAWSYIEDISHSYDEEKAQFGFSFYLPKGSYATVILEEILHREIFENFAPNEE